One stretch of Arachis duranensis cultivar V14167 chromosome 1, aradu.V14167.gnm2.J7QH, whole genome shotgun sequence DNA includes these proteins:
- the LOC107466632 gene encoding arogenate dehydratase/prephenate dehydratase 1, chloroplastic, giving the protein MALKASASICPSSSSYPQLGSHDSNCGLIRGLNLRYDLDKCCNWKCCCTSLGLVAQRALTPVEDEKPTVPLVDSSLAADASHYNDSKAFHKDVNLLPRPLTAIDVSSSPRDGSKVRVAYQGLPGAYSEDAALKAYPKCETVPCDEFEAAFKAVELWLVDKAVLPIENSVGGSIHRNYDLLLRHRLHIVGEVQLQVSHCLLGLPGVRKEELKAVVSHPQALAQCENMLNDLGVVKIGSPDTAAAAKTVALDCVRDTGAIASCRAANIYGLDVLVEGIQDDDVNITRFLILARDPIIPGTDRPYKTSIVFSLEEGPGVLFKALAVFSMRNINLSKIESRPLKQRPLRVVDDSNEGSAKYFDYLFYIDFEASMADPRSQYALGHLQEFARFLRVLGCYPMDTVL; this is encoded by the exons ATGGCTCTTAAGGCCTCTGCTTCCATctgtccttcttcttcttcttatcctCAATTGGGTTCTCATGATTCCAATTGTGGCCTTATTAGGGGCCTGAATTTAAGGTATGACCTTGACAAGTGCTGCAATTGGAAATGTTGTTGTACTAGTTTGGGTCTTGTGGCTCAGAGAGCTCTAACTCCTGTTGAAGATGAGAAGCCAACTGTGCCCTTGGTTGACTCATCTCTTGCTGCCGATGCTTCTCACTACAATGACTCTAAGGCCTTTCACAAGGATGTAAACCTCCTTCCTA GGCCATTGACAGCAATTGATgtttcttcttctccaagagATGGATCAAAGGTGCGAGTGGCTTATCAG GGTCTTCCAGGAGCATATAGTGAGGACGCAGCATTGAAAGCATATCCAAAATGTGAGACTGTGCCATGTGACGAATTTGAAGCTGCATTCAAG GCAGTTGAATTGTGGTTGGTGGATAAAGCTGTTCTACCCATCGAAAATTCTGTTGGTGGAAGCATCCACCGTAACTATGACCTACTTCTTCGTCATAGGCTGCATATTGTTGGGGAGGTGCAGTTGCAAGTTAGCCACTGCCTCTTAGGATTGCCCGGTGTAAGAAAGGAGGAGCTCAAAGCTGTTGTGAGTCATCCTCAG GCTCTAGCACAATGTGAGAATATGCTTAATGATTTAGGTGTCGTTAAAATTGGTTCGCCTGATACTGCAGCTGCAGCTAAG ACAGTGGCCTTGGATTGTGTAAGAGATACTGGAGCTATTGCAAGTTGCCGAGCAGCAAATATATATGGCCTTGATGTGCTTGTAGAAGGAATTCAG GATGATGATGTAAATATTACTCGTTTCTTGATCCTTGCAAGGGATCCTATAATCCCAGGAACTGACAGGCCCTACAAG ACTAGCATTGTGTTCAGTCTCGAAGAAGGCCCTGGTGTACTTTTCAAAGCCTTGGCAGTTTTTTCTATGAGGAATATTAATTTGTCAAAG ATAGAGAGTCGCCCGCTAAAGCAGCGTCCACTTCGGGTTGTTGATGATTCAAATGAAGGGAGTGCTAA GTACTTTGACTACCTCTTCTACATTGATTTTGAAGCCTCGATGGCAGACCCCCGATCACAATATGCCCTAGGACATTTGCAG gAATTTGCAAGATTTCTTCGTGTTCTTGGTTGTTATCCAATGGATACAGTTTTATAG
- the LOC107466623 gene encoding lactoylglutathione lyase GLX1: protein MADLLEWPKQDKRRLLHVVYRVGDLDRTIKFYTECFGMKLLRQRDVPEEKYANAFLGFGPEESHFVVELTYNYGVSSYDIGDGFGHFAIATQDVYKLAEHIRSKGGNITREPGPVQGGTTVIAFVKDPDGYTFGLIQRPTIHDPFCQIMLRVGDLERSIQFYEKAVGLKLLRKVDKPEYKYTAALLGYGEEHETTVLELTYNYGVTEYSKGNAYAQIAIGTDDVYKSAEVVSAIAQELGGKITRPPGPIPGINTKITSFLDPDGWKTVLVDNEDFLKELN, encoded by the exons atgGCTGATTTGTTGGAATGGCCGAAGCAAGATAAGCGCCGCTTACTTCATGTGGTTTACCGTGTTGGTGATCTTGATCGCACCATCAA GTTTTATACTGAATGCTTTGGAATGAAGCTTTTGAGGCAAAGGGATGTACCAGAGGAGAAATACGCCAATGCTTTTCTCGGATTTGGCCCTGAAGAATCTCATTTTGTTGTGGAGTTAACATATA ATTATGGAGTGAGTTCATATGACATTGGAGATGGCTTTGGACATTTTGCTATTGCAACACAAGAT GTATACAAATTGGCTGAACACATCCGGTCCAAGGGTGGAAACATCACAAGGGAGCCTGGTCCGGTTCAGGGAGGGACCACGGTCATCGCCTTTGTTAAAGATCCTGACGGTTACACTTTTGGTCTCATCCAAAGACCTACCATCCATGACCCTTTTTGCCAAATAATGCTTCGTGTTGGTGACTTGGAGCGCTCAATTCAGTTTTATGAAAAG GCTGTGGGTCTTAAGTTGTTGAGGAAGGTTGACAAGCCTGAGTACAAG TACACTGCAGCACTTCTTGGGTATGGAGAGGAGCACGAAACAACTGTGTTGGAGTTGACATACAACTATGGTGTCACTGAATACTCTAAGGGAAATGCTTATGCACAGATTGCTATTGGTACCGACGATGTATACAAGAGCGCAGAAGTTGTTAGCGCCATTGCACAAGAGCTTGGAGGCAAGATTACTCGGCCACCGGGTCCAATTCCCGGCATTAACACGAAAATTACTTCTTTCTTGGATCCTGATGGATGGAAAACT GTCTTAGTTGACAATGAAGATTTCCTGAAGGAACTGAACTGA